Proteins encoded within one genomic window of Bacteroidales bacterium:
- a CDS encoding PLDc N-terminal domain-containing protein — protein sequence MTFLFLFGGGLLLTLFVVLFIFLIPLLALISALMNDFPGNEKIIWVLIILFLPFLGSVLYFLIGRNQRMSR from the coding sequence ATGACTTTTCTTTTTCTATTCGGTGGCGGATTGCTTCTTACACTTTTTGTAGTCCTCTTTATCTTTCTGATTCCGCTGCTGGCGCTGATCAGCGCACTTATGAATGATTTTCCTGGAAATGAAAAGATTATCTGGGTATTGATTATTCTCTTTCTTCCCTTCCTGGGATCTGTGCTATACTTCCTGATCGGAAGGAATCAACGGATGTCCAGGTAA
- a CDS encoding PhoPQ-activated protein PqaA family protein, with product MKNYMALLVALLVLAACARQEQQATSTTSSFPLEAYVKQEDPAFRYDIVERLKGESWTEYRIKMVSGTWLSSQEVDEPEWWHWLTMVVPDDIQESESLMLTGGGWRGDSIPIAATEDMIQAALSTGSVVSHISNIPFQPIDFTGDSLEGLFEDELIAFAWLQFLEGGAGEELQIWLPRFPMTRAVVRAMDVAEEICESDHQKIDGFFVAGASKRGWTTWTVAAVDERVIGIAPVVIDLLNIIPSFNHHWQCYGEWAPAIDPYKNQGIMNWIYTDEFLAMLKLVEPYQFLERLAMPKLLINATCDEFFVTDSWQFYWKELQGENFLQYIPNVGHGLHGSYLPQSLVAFYRSTISDLKIPAFQWHISNDTIYTQVDPESNYQIRLWEAVNEKDRDFKLYVIGEEAWKMEALEQNGEGTYIVPVSPPESGYKGALVEVVFDPDSEFPLTLTTGTLVTPDRYPFPPFLTE from the coding sequence ATGAAAAATTATATGGCCCTGTTAGTTGCCCTGCTTGTCCTGGCTGCCTGCGCCAGGCAGGAGCAGCAGGCCACATCCACCACATCCTCCTTTCCCCTGGAAGCTTATGTGAAGCAGGAAGATCCCGCCTTCCGCTACGACATTGTTGAAAGGCTGAAGGGAGAATCCTGGACCGAATACAGGATTAAGATGGTCTCCGGAACCTGGCTGAGCAGCCAGGAGGTGGATGAACCGGAATGGTGGCACTGGCTCACCATGGTAGTCCCCGATGACATTCAAGAATCTGAATCCCTGATGCTCACCGGGGGCGGCTGGAGAGGCGACAGCATCCCCATTGCAGCTACCGAAGATATGATACAAGCAGCCCTTTCCACGGGTTCGGTGGTATCCCATATAAGTAATATCCCCTTTCAACCTATCGATTTTACAGGGGATAGCCTGGAGGGACTCTTCGAAGACGAATTGATCGCCTTTGCCTGGCTGCAATTTCTGGAGGGCGGAGCCGGTGAGGAACTGCAGATCTGGCTGCCCCGATTCCCCATGACCCGTGCGGTGGTCAGGGCCATGGATGTGGCAGAGGAAATATGCGAATCCGATCATCAGAAAATAGACGGATTTTTTGTGGCCGGGGCATCTAAACGGGGATGGACCACCTGGACGGTGGCGGCGGTGGATGAAAGGGTGATAGGCATTGCTCCGGTGGTGATTGATCTGCTCAATATCATTCCCTCATTCAATCACCACTGGCAGTGTTACGGAGAGTGGGCCCCTGCCATTGATCCTTATAAAAACCAAGGCATTATGAACTGGATCTATACCGATGAATTCCTGGCCATGCTGAAACTGGTAGAACCCTACCAGTTCCTGGAGCGCCTGGCCATGCCCAAGCTTCTGATCAATGCCACCTGTGATGAGTTTTTTGTCACCGACTCCTGGCAATTTTACTGGAAGGAGCTTCAGGGGGAAAACTTCCTGCAATATATCCCCAATGTGGGGCACGGCCTGCATGGCTCTTACCTTCCTCAAAGTCTGGTTGCTTTTTACCGGAGCACCATAAGCGATTTGAAAATACCTGCCTTTCAATGGCATATCAGCAATGATACCATTTATACACAGGTGGACCCGGAAAGCAACTATCAGATCCGCCTCTGGGAGGCGGTGAATGAGAAAGACCGCGACTTTAAGCTCTATGTGATTGGAGAGGAGGCCTGGAAAATGGAGGCCTTGGAGCAAAACGGAGAGGGCACTTATATCGTTCCGGTTAGCCCGCCTGAAAGCGGCTATAAAGGAGCCCTGGTGGAAGTGGTGTTCGATCCGGATTCCGAATTCCCGCTGACACTTACCACAGGAACCCTGGTCACTCCGGACCGCTATCCTTTCCCGCCTTTCCTGACCGAATAA
- a CDS encoding cellulase N-terminal Ig-like domain-containing protein, which translates to MKPSLYLPALIVILFSACNSSVPPAETDKHLCIRMNQVGYYPGALKEFLVADYEASSFQILDRRGKKAFEGKLIDKGAWDKSGEHILQGDFSDLSETGTFTIQLNTGLTSPPFEIAEGVYEAALDASIKSFYFQRASMAIEEPYGGVYRRAAGHSRGALKYTGKRQWHPRSAG; encoded by the coding sequence ATGAAACCAAGCTTATACCTGCCGGCCCTTATTGTCATTCTATTCTCTGCCTGCAATTCCTCTGTTCCCCCTGCTGAAACCGACAAGCATCTATGCATCCGCATGAACCAGGTGGGATACTATCCCGGTGCCCTTAAAGAGTTTTTGGTGGCAGATTATGAGGCCAGCTCTTTTCAGATCCTGGACAGAAGGGGAAAAAAAGCCTTTGAGGGAAAACTCATTGATAAGGGGGCCTGGGACAAATCGGGAGAACACATCCTCCAGGGGGATTTCTCAGACCTGAGTGAAACAGGAACCTTCACCATTCAGCTGAATACCGGACTGACTTCCCCACCCTTTGAGATCGCAGAGGGTGTTTATGAAGCTGCCCTGGATGCTTCTATCAAAAGCTTCTATTTCCAACGGGCCTCCATGGCTATTGAGGAGCCGTACGGAGGAGTATACCGGCGGGCTGCCGGCCATTCCCGGGGAGCACTTAAATATACCGGAAAGCGGCAATGGCATCCCCGATCTGCTGGATGA
- a CDS encoding glycoside hydrolase family 9 protein, with amino-acid sequence MRSRTEEYTGGLPAIPGEHLNIPESGNGIPDLLDEIRYELDWVMTMQDEDGGVFHKLTALDFAAFIMPEDYDLDRYIIGKGTAASLNFAALMALASRIYAEVDPDFSSDALVAAEDAWNWAGENSNLPYRNPPDAHTGEYGDDQFSDDFYWAAAELFITTGKDTYLESLTRYEQPYIHQITNSWKFFIRNMGFHTLLINGRNDELIKKHLSLSDEILSKMGSIPYGISIDHFEWGSNSDVLNQAVILCIAHHLSGEQKYLDGALRNTDYIFGKNATGYCFLTGFGSKQVMNPHHRPSGADDIDEPVPGFIPGGPNMHQQDRQELNYVSDLPARSYADVVESYASNEVCLNWNAPAVFVLGYLEQVLKQGSGC; translated from the coding sequence TTGAGGAGCCGTACGGAGGAGTATACCGGCGGGCTGCCGGCCATTCCCGGGGAGCACTTAAATATACCGGAAAGCGGCAATGGCATCCCCGATCTGCTGGATGAGATCCGCTATGAACTGGACTGGGTGATGACCATGCAGGACGAAGACGGGGGCGTGTTTCATAAGTTAACTGCCCTGGATTTTGCAGCATTTATCATGCCTGAGGACTATGACCTCGACCGCTATATCATTGGAAAAGGAACAGCGGCCAGTCTTAATTTTGCAGCTTTGATGGCCCTGGCTTCCAGAATATATGCTGAGGTGGATCCTGACTTCTCTTCCGATGCGCTGGTCGCTGCAGAAGACGCCTGGAACTGGGCCGGGGAAAACAGTAATCTCCCCTACAGAAATCCGCCGGATGCGCACACCGGGGAGTACGGGGACGATCAATTCAGTGATGATTTCTACTGGGCAGCAGCCGAACTCTTTATTACCACCGGGAAAGATACCTATCTGGAATCTTTGACCCGCTATGAGCAGCCTTACATCCACCAGATCACAAACAGCTGGAAATTCTTCATCAGGAATATGGGCTTTCATACCCTGCTGATCAACGGAAGAAATGACGAACTGATAAAAAAGCACCTGTCCCTCTCCGATGAGATCCTGTCAAAAATGGGATCCATACCTTACGGGATCAGTATCGACCATTTTGAATGGGGTTCCAACAGCGATGTACTGAACCAGGCCGTGATCCTCTGCATCGCCCATCATCTGAGCGGTGAACAAAAGTACCTCGATGGTGCCTTAAGAAACACCGATTATATTTTCGGGAAAAATGCCACCGGCTACTGTTTCCTTACAGGTTTCGGGTCGAAACAGGTTATGAATCCCCATCACCGTCCCAGCGGGGCCGATGATATTGATGAACCGGTCCCGGGATTCATTCCGGGTGGTCCCAATATGCATCAACAGGACCGTCAGGAGCTAAATTATGTATCCGATTTACCGGCCAGATCCTATGCAGATGTGGTGGAAAGTTATGCCTCCAACGAGGTGTGCCTGAACTGGAATGCCCCGGCAGTGTTTGTTCTGGGATACCTGGAGCAGGTACTCAAACAGGGATCAGGATGTTAG